From the genome of Bacteroides sp. MSB163, one region includes:
- a CDS encoding SusC/RagA family TonB-linked outer membrane protein has translation MKKRYYIAAMFALGLVAQPATLRASAADEANGIEAVQQQKQRISGLLTDSNGDPIIGATVRVQGTTNRGVISDVEGRYSIEAAPGEVLEFSYIGFVSVDHRVKADETTFNLRMEMDAIATEEVVVVGYGKQKKESVVSSMSTVGPAQLSVKSANLTNNIAGKLSGLIAVQRSGEPGWDDAQFFIRGISSYAGGTDPLVLVDGVPRKMNDIDVDEIETFSILKDAAATAVYGAEGANGVVLITSKRGKSQKTVVSMSAEYGYSTPLRLPNLMSSYDYLSLYNEADWNSNGNPRANYTAPVSDADLEKYRNGVDPDLYPDADWMSMLRDHTSSQRYTINFRGGGDRVRFFVSGAYYTQDGVYKEKKNADYDSNISFDRYNLRSNIDFELSKTTRMSVDMSGQYINRTAPSKTAGDIFGGMTLQPVHLYPQIYSDGSAAQHPNYDNSGLRQNPYNFLYFSGYSKSWDATFQSKVLLEQDLDFITKGLSIRGSVSFDANSNQYVNRTMSPATFTATGRDADGNLIFKSLEAGSALSNPSSGSSGGNKKIYIEASLNYKRNFNDKHDVTGLLLYNQKETQNQNAGGLNLLPYRKQSIVGRGSYTYDNRYTIEGSFGMTGSENFAPGHRWGIFPAVGGAWYVSHEKFFEPVQKVISTLKLRASYGRTGNDQLGNTRFPYQEAMNTDAGGLNLGISGISNGNAQNWFGGLSENRAYYANLRWEIEDKTNFGFDLGLLNGQLDLSMDYFSNRRKDILITRNTVPSMSGLQSNPTQNYGIVSNKGVDGSLTFKQHVGNLNLTFRANYTYAKNKIVETDEIRHKYSYQDLTGMSLWTPFLYIADGLYTPDDFNITIDPVSGAESYQLKSGVADPGAAVAPGDIKYRDLNNDGVINDDDKTYRNGHLDKTPRSVYGLSLNAEWKGFFAGIFFQGVTGCSINLMSKASNFMPFNQGKDASSARMEAMSRWKASDPYNDNVLYPRLRNNTFAHNLQPSTWWYRDASFLRLKNVEFGYQFNKKQLKSLRLTNLRLYVQGTNLKTWDDVKYWDPELGDANSGAKYPISSTWTFGAEVTF, from the coding sequence ATGAAAAAAAGATATTATATAGCAGCTATGTTTGCCCTTGGTTTGGTAGCACAACCTGCCACTCTACGTGCCAGCGCTGCTGACGAAGCCAACGGTATTGAAGCCGTACAGCAACAAAAACAACGCATCAGCGGTTTGTTGACCGATTCCAATGGTGACCCCATTATTGGTGCCACCGTCAGGGTGCAAGGTACCACCAACCGCGGTGTCATCAGTGACGTCGAGGGGCGATACTCCATCGAAGCAGCTCCCGGCGAAGTACTGGAATTCAGCTATATCGGATTCGTTAGTGTAGATCACAGAGTGAAAGCCGATGAAACCACTTTTAACCTCCGAATGGAGATGGATGCCATCGCTACGGAAGAAGTAGTGGTTGTGGGTTACGGTAAGCAAAAGAAAGAGAGTGTAGTAAGCTCCATGTCAACCGTAGGACCGGCTCAATTGAGCGTAAAGAGCGCCAACCTTACCAACAACATCGCTGGTAAGCTATCCGGTCTGATTGCCGTACAGCGTTCGGGTGAACCGGGTTGGGACGATGCTCAGTTCTTTATCCGCGGTATCAGCTCGTATGCCGGTGGAACAGACCCGCTGGTACTGGTAGACGGTGTGCCCCGTAAAATGAATGACATTGACGTAGATGAAATCGAGACATTCTCTATTCTGAAGGATGCCGCCGCAACAGCCGTATATGGTGCCGAAGGTGCTAACGGTGTAGTATTGATTACTTCCAAACGTGGTAAATCACAGAAGACTGTTGTCAGCATGTCGGCCGAATACGGCTACTCCACACCGCTCCGCTTGCCCAACCTCATGAGTTCTTACGACTATTTGAGCTTATACAACGAAGCAGACTGGAACAGCAACGGCAACCCGCGCGCCAACTACACAGCACCGGTGAGCGACGCTGACCTGGAAAAATACCGCAACGGCGTAGACCCCGACCTCTATCCGGATGCAGACTGGATGAGCATGTTGCGCGACCACACCAGCAGCCAACGCTATACCATCAACTTCCGTGGTGGTGGCGACCGCGTACGCTTCTTCGTATCGGGTGCCTACTATACGCAAGACGGTGTGTACAAGGAGAAGAAGAACGCCGACTACGATTCAAACATCAGCTTCGACCGCTACAACCTGCGTTCCAATATCGACTTCGAACTGAGTAAAACCACCCGTATGTCTGTGGATATGTCCGGACAGTACATCAACCGTACGGCTCCCTCCAAAACGGCCGGTGACATCTTCGGTGGTATGACATTGCAACCTGTGCACCTCTATCCGCAGATCTACTCGGACGGTTCAGCCGCACAGCACCCCAACTATGACAATTCAGGCCTCCGTCAGAATCCTTACAACTTCCTCTACTTCAGTGGATACAGTAAGAGTTGGGATGCCACATTCCAAAGCAAGGTATTGTTGGAACAAGACCTGGACTTCATCACGAAGGGACTCTCTATAAGAGGTAGCGTCAGCTTCGATGCCAACTCCAACCAGTATGTCAACCGTACAATGTCCCCCGCTACCTTTACAGCTACCGGACGCGATGCCGATGGCAACCTGATATTCAAGTCATTGGAAGCAGGTTCTGCATTGAGTAACCCCTCAAGTGGTTCATCCGGCGGTAACAAAAAGATCTACATTGAGGCATCCCTCAACTACAAGCGTAACTTTAACGACAAACACGATGTTACAGGCTTACTGCTATACAACCAAAAGGAAACCCAGAACCAGAACGCTGGTGGCCTCAACCTGCTTCCTTATCGTAAACAGAGCATCGTAGGTCGTGGTTCTTATACTTATGACAACCGTTACACCATCGAAGGTAGCTTCGGTATGACAGGTAGTGAGAACTTCGCCCCGGGTCACCGTTGGGGTATCTTCCCCGCTGTGGGTGGAGCCTGGTATGTAAGCCACGAAAAGTTCTTTGAACCTGTACAGAAAGTAATCAGTACCTTGAAACTGCGTGCATCCTATGGACGTACCGGTAACGACCAGTTGGGCAATACCCGTTTCCCCTACCAGGAAGCAATGAACACCGATGCCGGCGGCCTCAACCTGGGTATATCAGGCATATCAAACGGTAATGCACAGAACTGGTTCGGCGGATTGAGCGAAAACCGCGCCTACTACGCCAACCTGCGTTGGGAGATTGAGGACAAAACCAACTTCGGTTTCGACCTCGGTCTGTTGAACGGACAGTTAGACCTCTCTATGGACTACTTCTCCAACCGTCGTAAGGACATCCTGATTACCCGTAACACGGTTCCCTCAATGAGCGGTCTGCAATCCAACCCTACCCAGAACTATGGTATCGTAAGCAACAAGGGTGTTGACGGAAGTTTGACTTTCAAGCAACATGTAGGCAATCTGAATCTGACCTTCCGTGCCAACTACACGTATGCGAAGAACAAGATTGTGGAAACGGATGAAATCAGACATAAATACAGCTACCAGGATCTCACGGGTATGTCATTGTGGACTCCTTTCCTCTACATCGCCGACGGACTCTATACACCCGATGATTTCAATATCACTATAGATCCTGTGAGCGGTGCCGAAAGTTACCAACTGAAATCCGGTGTAGCCGATCCGGGAGCTGCCGTAGCACCCGGTGACATCAAATACCGCGACTTGAACAATGACGGTGTTATCAATGACGACGACAAGACCTACCGTAACGGTCATCTGGACAAGACCCCGCGCAGCGTATATGGTCTTTCGCTGAACGCTGAATGGAAAGGATTCTTCGCCGGTATCTTCTTCCAAGGTGTAACGGGTTGTTCCATCAACCTGATGAGCAAGGCATCCAACTTCATGCCGTTCAATCAAGGCAAGGACGCTTCTTCGGCACGTATGGAGGCTATGAGCCGCTGGAAGGCATCCGACCCCTACAACGACAACGTGCTTTACCCACGCCTGCGCAACAATACCTTTGCACACAACCTGCAACCGAGCACCTGGTGGTATCGTGACGCAAGTTTCCTCCGCCTAAAGAACGTAGAATTCGGTTACCAGTTCAACAAGAAGCAACTGAAGTCACTGCGTCTCACCAACCTTCGTCTCTACGTACAAGGCACCAACCTGAAAACCTGGGACGACGTGAAATATTGGGATCCGGAACTGGGTGATGCAAACTCAGGTGCCAAATATCCTATCTCCAGCACTTGGACCTTTGGAGCAGAAGTTACATTCTAA